The Stegostoma tigrinum isolate sSteTig4 chromosome 38, sSteTig4.hap1, whole genome shotgun sequence genome contains a region encoding:
- the LOC125447053 gene encoding profilin-3-like, with protein sequence MSDWKNYINSILKDKNVEDAAIVGHADNKSVWASKPGGVLAAISPQEVSMLTGQDRKAFLQTGITIGGKKCSVIRDNLMVNNDGVMDVRMKGGQGKSICIGKTIKTMVFVMGKKGVHGGALNKKVHEVANYLKQRGI encoded by the coding sequence ATGTCTGACTGGAAGAATTACATCAATAGTATATTGAAGGATAAGAATGTGGAAGATGCTGCCATTGTGGGCCATGCTGACAACAAGTCCGTCTGGGCTTCAAAACCCGGAGGTGTGCTGGCTGCCATCTCCCCACAGGAGGTCAGCATGTTAACAGGACAGGATCGCAAGGCTTTCTTACAAACTGGCATCACCATCGGGGGAAAGAAATGTTCTGTCATCAGGGACAACCTCATGGTCAACAATGATGGAGTGATGGATGTGAGGATGAAGGGCGGTCAAGGCAAGAGCATCTGCATCGGGAAAACCATCAAGACAATGGTGTTTGTGATGGGCAAAAAGGGTGTTCATGGTGGAGCGCTCAATAAGAAGGTCCATGAAGTGGCCAActatctgaaacagaggggcatctAA